From one Salmo salar chromosome ssa09, Ssal_v3.1, whole genome shotgun sequence genomic stretch:
- the LOC106611580 gene encoding tryptophan 2,3-dioxygenase A → MSGGCPYFEKRHLLFKSKLHLEEEEEDDSQEGINKASKGGIIYGDYLQLDKVVTAQVLQSELKGNKIHDEHLFIVTHQAYELWFKQILWELDSVREIFISGHVRDERNMLKVNTRIHRIVMIFRLLVDQFAVLETMTALDFYDFREYLSPASGFQSLQFRLLENKIGVPDNLRVPYNRRHYRDNFKGHESEMLLRSEKEPCLLKLVEKWLERTPGLEEDGFNFWVKLEANIFEGLSLEKNKIEKMQDSEEKEEMMEEMTKQKELFTSLFDVKRHEHLLGKGERRISYKALQGALMIYFYREEPRFQVPFQLLSNLMDIDTLMTKWRYNHVCMVHRMIGSKAGTGGSSGYHYLRSTVSDRYKVFVDLFNLAMFLIPRHWVPKLDPNEHTFLFTAEYCDSSYCSSEDSD, encoded by the exons ATGAGTGGTGGATGTCCATACTTCGAGAAAAGGCACTT GCTATTCAAGAGCAAGCTGCAtctagaagaggaagaggaagatgacTCTCAAGAAGGAATCAACAAGGCCAGCAAAGGTGGCATCATCTATGGTGACTACCTTCAG CTTGACAAGGTCGTGACGGCCCAAGTTCTTCAGAGTGAACTGAAGGGGAACAAAATCCACGATGAGCATCTTTTCATTGTCACACATCAAG cttatgaactCTGGTTCAAGCAGATTCTATGGGAACTGGATTCAGTGCGAGAGATTTTCATCAGTGGACAT GTTCGCGATGAACGTAACATGCTGAAGGTCAACACCCGCATACACAGGATTGTTATGATCTTCAGGCTGCTGGTCGACCAGTTCGCTGTACTCGAGACAATGACCGCCTTGGACTTCTATGACTTCAG agagtacCTGTCCCCTGCCTCCGGGTTCCAAAGTCTCCAGTTCCGTCTGTTGGAGAACAAGATTGGGGTCCCTGACAACCTGAGAGTCCCCTACAACAGGCGCCACTACAGGGACAACTTCAAAGGACATGAGAGTGAGATGCTGCTTAGATCTGAGAAGGAGCCTTGTCTGCTGAAATTGGTGGAG AAATGGCTGGAAAGAACCCCAGGTCTTGAAGAGGATGGGTTTAACTTTTGGGTTAAACTGGAAGCCAACATCTTTGAAGGATTGAgtcttgaaaaaaataaaatagag AAAATGCAAGACtctgaagagaaggaggagatgaTGGAAGAgatgacaaaacaaaaagagcTATTTACTTCTCTGTTTGATGTCAAAAGACATGAGCATCTTTTGGGCAAAG GTGAGAGACGGATCTCCTACAAAGCTCTCCAAGGAGCTCTGATGATCTACTTCTACAG GGAGGAGCCCAGGTTCCAGGTTCCCTTCCAACTCCTGTCCAACCTGATGGACATTGATACCCTCATGACAAAATGGAGAT ACAACCACGTGTGCATGGTGCACAGAATGATTGGCAGCAAAGCAGGCACTGGAGGCTCATCTGGCTACCACTACCTGCGCTCTACTGTCAG TGATCGCTACAAAGTCTTTGTGGATCTCTTCAACCTGGCTATGTTTTTGATACCTCGGCATTGGGTGCCCAAACTAGACCCCAATGAGCACACCTTTCTGTTTACCGCAGAGTACTGTGACAGCTCCTACTGCAGTAGTGAGGATTCAGACTAG